A part of Streptomyces sp. NBC_01210 genomic DNA contains:
- a CDS encoding hemolysin family protein has product MTGQLIFGAILLVVVAWLAACAEAGLARVSSFRAAEAVRSGRRGAEKLAQVSADPTRYLNVALLVRVSCEMAAGVLVTYVCLEEFKETWTALVVAIGVMVLVSYVAVGVSPRTIGRQHPLNTATAAAYVLLPLARIMGPIPQLLILLGNAFTPGKGFRKGPFASEAELRAMVDLAEQESLIEDDERRMVHSVFELGDTLVREVMVPRTDLVCIERYKTIRQALTLALRSGFSRVPVTGENEDDIVGIVYLKDLVRKTHINRDSEADLVSTAMRPAVFVPDTKNAGDLLREMQQKRNHVAVVIDEYGGTAGIVTIEDILEEIVGEITDEYDRELPQVEELGQGRFRVTARLDIDDLGELYGLDEFDDEDVETVGGLLAKALGRVPIAGASAVVGLPDGRALRLTAESPAGRRNRIVTVLAEPVPGKPEGDAA; this is encoded by the coding sequence ATGACCGGTCAACTGATCTTCGGCGCGATTCTGCTGGTCGTCGTCGCCTGGCTGGCGGCGTGCGCGGAGGCGGGCCTGGCCCGCGTCTCCAGTTTCCGTGCGGCCGAAGCCGTACGTTCCGGACGGCGCGGCGCCGAGAAACTGGCGCAGGTCAGCGCCGACCCGACCCGATATCTCAATGTCGCCCTGCTGGTACGGGTGTCCTGCGAGATGGCGGCCGGGGTGCTCGTCACCTATGTCTGCCTGGAGGAGTTCAAGGAGACCTGGACGGCGCTGGTCGTCGCCATCGGAGTGATGGTGCTCGTCTCGTATGTCGCGGTGGGCGTCTCGCCGCGCACCATCGGCCGCCAGCACCCGCTGAACACCGCCACCGCGGCCGCGTACGTCCTGCTTCCGCTCGCCCGCATCATGGGCCCGATCCCGCAACTGCTGATCCTGCTCGGCAACGCGTTCACGCCCGGAAAAGGCTTCCGCAAGGGCCCGTTCGCGAGCGAGGCGGAGCTTCGGGCGATGGTCGACCTCGCCGAGCAGGAGTCGCTGATCGAGGACGACGAGCGCCGTATGGTGCACTCCGTCTTCGAGCTCGGCGACACCCTCGTACGCGAAGTGATGGTCCCCAGGACCGACCTGGTCTGCATCGAGCGGTACAAAACGATCCGGCAGGCGCTGACCCTGGCGCTGCGCTCCGGCTTCTCGCGCGTCCCCGTCACCGGGGAGAACGAGGACGACATCGTGGGCATCGTGTATCTGAAGGACCTGGTCCGCAAGACGCACATCAACCGCGACTCGGAGGCCGATCTGGTCTCCACGGCGATGCGGCCCGCCGTGTTCGTGCCCGACACCAAGAACGCCGGAGACCTGCTGCGCGAGATGCAGCAGAAGCGCAACCACGTTGCTGTCGTCATCGACGAGTACGGCGGCACGGCCGGCATCGTCACGATCGAGGACATCCTCGAGGAGATCGTCGGCGAGATCACCGACGAGTACGACCGTGAGCTGCCGCAGGTCGAGGAGTTGGGCCAGGGCCGCTTCCGGGTCACCGCCCGCCTCGACATCGACGATCTCGGCGAGCTGTACGGGCTCGACGAGTTCGACGACGAGGATGTGGAGACCGTCGGCGGACTGCTGGCGAAGGCCCTGGGACGGGTGCCGATCGCGGGCGCGTCCGCGGTGGTCGGCCTGCCGGACGGGCGTGCGCTGCGGCTGACCGCGGAGTCCCCGGCCGGCCGCCGGAACAGAATCGTCACCGTGCTGGCGGAGCCGGTGCCGGGGAAGCCCGAGGGGGATGCGGCATGA
- a CDS encoding MmcQ/YjbR family DNA-binding protein, with the protein MKAQELRAFCLEFNAAVEEFPFGPETSVFKVLGKLFALSALDARPLRVNLKCEPEIAVQLRTDHAAIAPGYHMNKRHWNTVTVGELPDRMVRELIEDSYDLVVAGLPKADRLRLDRA; encoded by the coding sequence ATGAAGGCGCAGGAGTTGAGGGCGTTCTGCCTCGAATTCAACGCTGCGGTGGAGGAGTTCCCGTTCGGGCCCGAGACCTCGGTGTTCAAGGTTCTCGGCAAACTCTTCGCGCTCAGCGCGCTGGACGCCCGGCCGCTGAGGGTGAACCTCAAGTGTGAGCCGGAGATCGCGGTCCAGCTGCGTACCGACCATGCGGCGATCGCCCCCGGCTATCACATGAACAAGCGCCACTGGAACACGGTGACGGTCGGCGAGCTCCCGGACCGGATGGTCCGGGAGCTGATCGAGGACTCGTACGACCTCGTGGTGGCGGGACTCCCCAAGGCGGACCGCCTCCGCCTGGACCGCGCCTGA
- a CDS encoding PhoH family protein has translation MTQTPTAQTPAPGQARAHFTVPAKHPMVTVLGSGDALLRVIEKAFPAADIHVRGNQVSAIGDAAEVALIQRLFDEMMLVLRTGQPMTEDAVERSIAMLRAGESGNGAVETPAEVLTQNILSSRGRTIRPKTLNQKRYVDAIDKHTIVFGIGPAGTGKTYLAMAKAVQALQSKQVNRIILTRPAVEAGERLGFLPGTLYEKIDPYLRPLYDALHDMLDPDSIPRLMAAGTIEVAPLAYMRGRTLNDAFIILDEAQNTSAEQMKMFLTRLGFDSKIVITGDVTQVDLPNGTKSGLRQVQHILEGVEDVHFSRLTSQDVVRHKLVGRIVDAYEKYDGQNGHPNGK, from the coding sequence ATGACTCAGACACCTACAGCCCAGACCCCTGCGCCGGGGCAGGCGCGAGCCCACTTCACCGTCCCCGCCAAGCATCCGATGGTGACGGTCCTGGGTTCGGGTGACGCCCTGCTGCGCGTGATCGAGAAGGCCTTCCCGGCGGCCGACATCCATGTCCGGGGCAATCAGGTGAGCGCGATCGGCGACGCGGCGGAAGTCGCTCTGATCCAGCGCCTGTTCGACGAGATGATGCTGGTGCTCCGCACCGGGCAGCCGATGACGGAGGACGCAGTGGAACGCTCGATCGCCATGCTCAGAGCAGGCGAAAGCGGCAACGGCGCGGTCGAGACCCCGGCCGAGGTGCTCACCCAGAACATCCTCTCCAGCCGCGGCCGGACCATCCGCCCCAAGACCCTCAACCAGAAGCGGTACGTCGACGCGATCGACAAGCACACGATCGTGTTCGGCATCGGCCCCGCCGGTACCGGCAAGACGTATCTCGCCATGGCCAAGGCGGTCCAGGCCCTGCAGTCCAAGCAGGTCAACCGCATCATCCTGACCCGTCCCGCGGTGGAGGCCGGCGAGCGCCTCGGCTTCCTGCCCGGCACGCTCTACGAGAAGATCGACCCGTATCTGCGGCCGCTGTACGACGCGCTGCACGACATGCTCGACCCCGACTCGATCCCGCGGCTGATGGCGGCGGGCACGATCGAGGTCGCGCCGCTGGCGTATATGCGCGGCCGGACGCTCAACGACGCGTTCATCATCCTCGACGAGGCGCAGAACACCAGCGCCGAGCAGATGAAGATGTTCCTGACCCGGCTCGGCTTCGACTCGAAGATCGTCATCACCGGCGACGTCACCCAGGTCGACCTGCCGAACGGCACGAAGAGCGGACTGCGCCAGGTCCAGCACATTCTGGAGGGCGTCGAGGACGTGCACTTCTCCCGGCTCACGAGCCAGGATGTCGTACGGCACAAGCTCGTCGGCCGTATCGTCGACGCGTACGAGAAGTACGACGGCCAAAACGGGCACCCGAACGGGAAGTAG
- a CDS encoding glucarate dehydratase family protein — protein MNARNDLTITEVRLTPILVADPPLLNTQGVHQPYTPRLIVEVVTAGGITGVGETYGDTKYLDLATPLAEVLPGCQVSDLNGLHQLAALVCGDSPEATGADAVDVGGLRGAQTAEKLRLSIVSGFEVACLDALGKALGLPVHALLGGKVRDAVDYSAYLFYRWAEHPGGAGESDDWGAAVDPAGVVAQARRLAREYGFASFKLKGGVFTPEEEIAAVRALAEAFPGRPLRLDPNGAWSVETSLKVAEELADVLEYLEDPANTTARMAEVAAGTDVPLATNMCVTTFAEIPEAFARGAVQVVLSDHHYWGGLRNTRELAAICRTYGVGLSMHSNTHLGISLAAMTHVAAVVPNLDYACDSHYPWQTEDVITERLEFKDGRLAVCDLPGLGVELDRERLALLHRRWLDDDGSMRERDDAAAMRIAEPGWVPQPVPRW, from the coding sequence ATGAACGCACGCAACGACCTGACGATCACCGAGGTGCGGCTCACCCCGATCCTCGTCGCCGACCCGCCGCTGCTCAACACACAGGGCGTGCACCAGCCGTACACCCCGCGGCTGATCGTCGAGGTGGTCACGGCAGGAGGCATCACCGGCGTCGGTGAGACCTACGGCGACACCAAGTACCTCGACCTGGCAACGCCGTTGGCGGAGGTACTGCCCGGCTGCCAGGTCAGCGATCTGAACGGGCTGCATCAGCTCGCGGCGCTGGTCTGCGGTGACTCGCCCGAGGCCACCGGCGCGGACGCCGTCGACGTCGGCGGCCTCCGCGGTGCGCAGACCGCCGAGAAGCTGCGGCTCTCCATCGTCTCCGGCTTCGAGGTCGCCTGCCTCGATGCGCTCGGCAAGGCCCTCGGCCTGCCCGTGCACGCGCTGCTCGGCGGCAAGGTGCGCGACGCCGTCGACTACAGCGCGTACCTCTTCTACCGTTGGGCCGAACACCCCGGCGGCGCCGGGGAGTCCGACGACTGGGGCGCGGCCGTGGATCCGGCGGGCGTCGTGGCGCAGGCCCGGCGCCTCGCCCGTGAGTACGGCTTCGCCTCCTTCAAGCTCAAGGGGGGCGTCTTCACGCCCGAGGAGGAGATCGCGGCGGTCCGCGCGCTGGCGGAGGCGTTCCCCGGGCGGCCGCTGCGGCTCGACCCGAACGGCGCCTGGTCCGTGGAGACATCGCTGAAGGTCGCCGAGGAGCTCGCTGACGTACTGGAGTACCTGGAGGACCCGGCGAACACGACGGCCCGGATGGCCGAGGTCGCGGCCGGCACCGATGTTCCGCTCGCGACGAACATGTGCGTGACGACCTTCGCCGAGATCCCCGAGGCCTTCGCGCGCGGCGCCGTTCAGGTCGTCCTCTCCGACCACCACTACTGGGGCGGGCTCCGCAACACCCGTGAACTGGCCGCGATCTGCCGGACGTACGGGGTCGGCCTGTCCATGCACTCCAACACCCACTTGGGTATAAGCCTCGCCGCGATGACGCATGTCGCCGCGGTCGTTCCCAACCTGGACTACGCCTGCGACAGCCACTACCCGTGGCAGACCGAGGACGTCATCACCGAGCGCCTCGAGTTCAAGGACGGCCGCCTCGCCGTCTGTGACCTGCCGGGCCTCGGTGTCGAACTCGATCGCGAGCGGCTGGCGCTCCTGCACCGGCGCTGGCTCGACGACGACGGCTCGATGCGCGAACGCGACGACGCCGCGGCGATGCGGATCGCCGAGCCCGGCTGGGTCCCGCAGCCCGTCCCCCGCTGGTAG
- the ybeY gene encoding rRNA maturation RNase YbeY yields MSIDVNNESGTEVDEQAILDVARYALARMRIHPLSELSVIVVDADAMEQLHIQWMDLPGPTDVMSFPMDELRPPVKDDEEPPQGLLGDIVLCPEVAKKQGEEAPTQHSMDEELQLLTVHGVLHLLGYDHEEPDEKAEMFGLQAAIIDGWRAEKGHTGPSPAPTVS; encoded by the coding sequence ATGTCGATCGACGTCAACAACGAATCCGGAACCGAGGTCGACGAGCAGGCGATCCTCGATGTCGCCCGCTACGCGCTCGCGCGGATGCGAATCCACCCGCTCTCCGAACTCTCGGTGATCGTCGTGGACGCCGACGCCATGGAGCAGTTGCACATCCAGTGGATGGACCTGCCCGGTCCGACGGATGTCATGTCCTTCCCGATGGACGAGCTGCGTCCGCCGGTCAAGGACGACGAGGAGCCCCCACAGGGGCTCCTCGGTGACATCGTGCTCTGTCCCGAAGTCGCCAAGAAGCAGGGCGAAGAGGCCCCGACACAGCACTCCATGGACGAGGAGCTCCAGCTCCTGACCGTCCATGGAGTGCTGCATCTGCTGGGCTACGACCACGAGGAGCCGGACGAGAAGGCCGAGATGTTCGGTCTGCAGGCCGCGATCATCGACGGCTGGCGGGCGGAGAAGGGCCACACCGGCCCGTCCCCGGCGCCGACCGTCTCATGA
- a CDS encoding carbohydrate kinase family protein: protein MTIGHGEYPHHAATCLDPLAALRRPADPDCDVYLTGSVFLDIIFTGLDSAPVRGTESWARGMGSSPGGVANMATALARLGLRTSLAAAFGDDHYGEYCWDALAQGEGIDLALSRTVPGWHSPVTVSMAYEGERTMVSHGHEAPPPEPAPDCPPPARAAIASLTPGRDEWIAQAARKGTRVFADVGWDESGRWDPDDLADLEHCEAFLPNAEEAMRYTRTDCPRAAARALAERVPLAVVTLGAEGAYAVDGGTGESAQVPAIEVEALDPTGAGDVFVAGFVTGTLAGWPLADRLAFAGLTAALSVQEFGGSLSAPGWSEIAAWWQYVQGCDDQDPTALRRYAFLETLLPAPTRPWPLRRAVPTIGFGRSA from the coding sequence GTGACCATTGGACACGGAGAGTATCCGCACCACGCTGCCACCTGCCTGGACCCGCTCGCCGCGCTCCGGAGACCAGCCGATCCGGACTGCGACGTCTATCTCACCGGCAGCGTCTTCCTCGACATCATCTTCACCGGCCTCGACTCCGCCCCCGTCCGCGGTACCGAGTCCTGGGCCCGTGGCATGGGCTCCAGCCCCGGTGGTGTCGCCAATATGGCCACCGCCCTGGCCCGGCTCGGGTTGCGTACCTCCCTCGCCGCCGCGTTCGGGGACGACCACTACGGCGAGTACTGCTGGGACGCCCTCGCGCAGGGCGAGGGCATCGACCTCGCGCTCTCCCGCACCGTGCCCGGCTGGCACTCGCCCGTCACCGTCTCCATGGCGTACGAGGGCGAGCGCACGATGGTCTCCCACGGGCACGAGGCCCCGCCGCCCGAGCCCGCGCCCGACTGCCCGCCGCCCGCCAGGGCCGCCATCGCCTCTCTCACGCCCGGTCGCGACGAGTGGATCGCCCAGGCCGCCCGCAAGGGCACCCGCGTCTTCGCCGACGTCGGCTGGGACGAGAGCGGTCGCTGGGACCCGGACGACCTCGCCGACCTGGAGCACTGCGAGGCCTTCCTGCCCAATGCCGAAGAGGCGATGCGCTACACCCGCACCGACTGCCCCCGCGCTGCCGCCCGCGCCCTGGCCGAGCGGGTTCCGCTGGCCGTCGTCACTCTCGGCGCGGAGGGCGCGTACGCCGTCGACGGCGGGACCGGCGAGAGCGCTCAGGTCCCCGCCATCGAGGTGGAGGCGCTCGACCCGACCGGTGCCGGTGATGTGTTCGTGGCCGGTTTCGTCACCGGCACGCTCGCGGGCTGGCCGCTCGCCGACCGCCTCGCCTTCGCCGGGCTGACCGCCGCCCTGTCGGTGCAGGAGTTCGGCGGCTCGCTCTCCGCGCCGGGCTGGTCCGAGATCGCCGCGTGGTGGCAGTACGTCCAGGGCTGTGACGACCAGGACCCGACGGCCCTTCGCCGGTACGCGTTCCTGGAGACGCTGCTGCCCGCGCCCACCCGGCCGTGGCCGCTGCGCCGTGCCGTACCGACGATCGGCTTCGGCCGCTCCGCCTGA